Proteins encoded in a region of the Pelagicoccus sp. SDUM812003 genome:
- the ispD gene encoding 2-C-methyl-D-erythritol 4-phosphate cytidylyltransferase produces the protein MSTPPTPSLRSAAILLAGGSGNRMRGAVADKILACLAGKPVIAHSIAAFVASGAVQRLVVVCRDHEQETLIKPLIPPTLSSSFTRGGAERKDSVWAGLQACPPATEIVLIHDCARPCVTPQAIRVSIAAAAETGAACLARPVTDTLKSVSSSSSSPSSQQTAYQLATVDRSKLWAMETPQTFRRALILEAYQRIVAENRPITDDLSAIESLGQPVVFIDNQRPNPKLTTPADLPYLEFLLSQSV, from the coding sequence ATGAGCACCCCGCCCACTCCTTCCCTTCGCTCCGCCGCCATCCTCCTGGCGGGAGGTTCGGGAAACCGCATGCGCGGCGCCGTCGCGGACAAAATCCTCGCCTGCCTAGCAGGCAAACCGGTCATCGCCCACTCCATCGCCGCCTTCGTCGCCAGCGGCGCGGTACAGCGCCTGGTTGTCGTTTGTCGCGACCACGAGCAAGAAACCCTCATCAAGCCGCTCATCCCGCCAACCCTGTCATCCTCTTTCACTCGCGGCGGAGCCGAACGCAAGGACTCCGTTTGGGCAGGCTTGCAAGCCTGCCCGCCCGCCACCGAAATCGTGCTCATCCACGACTGCGCTCGCCCCTGCGTCACTCCGCAAGCCATCCGCGTTTCCATCGCCGCTGCCGCGGAAACGGGAGCCGCTTGCCTGGCACGCCCGGTGACCGACACCTTAAAGTCCGTCAGCTCCAGCTCTTCGAGCCCGAGCTCCCAGCAAACTGCCTACCAGCTTGCCACGGTCGACCGCTCCAAGCTCTGGGCCATGGAAACGCCTCAAACCTTTCGCCGAGCCCTCATCCTCGAAGCCTATCAACGAATCGTCGCGGAAAATCGCCCCATCACCGACGATCTCTCCGCAATCGAGTCCCTCGGCCAACCCGTCGTCTTCATCGACAACCAGCGACCCAATCCCAAACTCACCACGCCCGCCGACCTTCCCTACCTCGAATTCCTGCTCAGCCAATCGGTCTGA
- the ptsP gene encoding phosphoenolpyruvate--protein phosphotransferase, with protein MEPTDKQESVFEGIAASPGIAHGQAFLLTHREITVPEYSISADKIDAEVDRLDNAIVKTRQQIQKIQNEIRGTIGEDEARIFDAHLLVLEDQALIGEAIRDMQTELSNIESSIWKIGHRYVEAFAQIDDEYLKERASDIRDVMRRLLSNLTGEQLQHLGEFVNNKVLVAHDVTPSDSASMDQANLLGIVTDAGSKTSHAVIVARSMNIPAVVGLGDITSKINQNAVILVDGYDGKVVVNPSEATLFRYGKLKDKKRSLEKRMIEYSKEASATRDGHPVKLMANIEKADEAERALELGADGIGLFRSEYLFMNTHKLPTEEEQFQAYRKAVEKMNGLSVTIRTLDLGGDKVFDSSEVSMYRESNPFLGYRAVRFCLDHENVFKAQLRAILRASAFGDVRIMYPMISGALELSQCNALLETTKNELRTEGIAFDEKIKTGAMIEIPSAAIAADTLVEGSDFFSIGTNDLIQYLIAVDRLNDRVAHLYEPTHPAVVRTLNMIVEAARKGKIGVSICGEVAGDPVMVPLLVGLGMECLSMSSTLLPNVKFVVQNMDMSEAKAIAKMALEETDGSVILEHLLDFYTSRMDQLY; from the coding sequence ATGGAACCCACTGATAAACAGGAATCTGTCTTCGAAGGGATCGCTGCCTCGCCAGGGATCGCTCACGGGCAGGCCTTTCTGTTGACGCATCGCGAAATCACCGTGCCGGAGTATTCGATAAGCGCGGACAAGATCGATGCAGAGGTGGATCGTTTGGACAATGCGATCGTCAAGACGCGCCAGCAGATTCAGAAGATCCAAAACGAGATTCGCGGAACGATCGGCGAGGATGAGGCCCGAATCTTCGACGCTCACCTTCTGGTTCTGGAAGATCAGGCTTTGATCGGCGAAGCCATTCGAGATATGCAGACCGAGCTCAGCAACATCGAGAGCTCGATCTGGAAAATCGGACATCGCTACGTCGAGGCTTTCGCTCAGATCGACGACGAGTATTTGAAGGAGCGGGCCAGCGACATTCGCGATGTGATGCGGCGCTTGCTCAGCAACCTGACCGGCGAGCAGCTGCAGCACTTGGGCGAGTTCGTGAACAACAAAGTTCTGGTGGCTCACGATGTGACGCCGTCCGACTCAGCCTCCATGGATCAGGCGAACCTGCTGGGCATCGTGACGGACGCTGGCAGCAAGACTAGCCACGCGGTGATCGTAGCTCGGTCCATGAACATCCCTGCGGTGGTTGGCTTGGGGGACATCACCTCCAAGATCAATCAGAACGCGGTGATTCTGGTGGATGGATACGACGGCAAGGTCGTCGTCAACCCCAGCGAGGCCACGCTGTTTCGTTACGGAAAGCTGAAGGACAAGAAGCGTTCGCTGGAGAAGCGAATGATCGAGTATTCGAAGGAGGCTTCGGCGACGCGCGACGGCCATCCGGTCAAGCTGATGGCCAACATAGAAAAGGCCGATGAAGCGGAGCGCGCCTTGGAGTTGGGAGCTGACGGCATCGGGCTTTTTCGCTCGGAGTATCTTTTTATGAACACGCACAAGCTGCCGACGGAGGAGGAGCAGTTTCAGGCGTACAGGAAGGCTGTGGAAAAGATGAACGGCCTGTCGGTAACCATTCGCACCTTGGATCTCGGCGGCGACAAGGTTTTCGATTCATCGGAGGTTTCGATGTACCGCGAGTCGAATCCGTTTCTTGGATACAGAGCGGTTCGGTTCTGCCTCGATCACGAAAACGTATTCAAAGCGCAATTGCGAGCAATCCTCCGGGCGAGCGCCTTCGGGGACGTGCGCATCATGTATCCGATGATCAGCGGCGCTTTGGAGCTGAGCCAGTGCAACGCTCTGCTAGAGACCACCAAGAACGAGCTTCGTACGGAGGGGATCGCGTTTGACGAAAAGATCAAGACTGGCGCCATGATCGAGATCCCTAGCGCTGCGATCGCGGCGGACACCTTGGTGGAAGGTTCGGATTTCTTCAGCATCGGCACGAACGACCTCATTCAGTACTTGATCGCGGTGGATCGTCTCAACGATCGCGTGGCCCATCTTTACGAGCCCACGCATCCCGCGGTGGTGCGCACGCTGAACATGATCGTCGAGGCGGCCCGAAAGGGTAAGATCGGTGTTAGCATTTGTGGCGAAGTGGCTGGTGATCCGGTGATGGTTCCGCTGTTGGTGGGGCTAGGGATGGAGTGCCTGAGCATGTCGTCCACCTTGCTGCCCAACGTGAAGTTCGTGGTGCAAAACATGGACATGAGCGAAGCCAAGGCCATCGCGAAAATGGCTTTGGAGGAGACCGACGGCTCGGTGATCCTGGAGCACCTGCTCGACTTCTATACCTCGCGCATGGATCAGCTTTATTAG
- the ispE gene encoding 4-(cytidine 5'-diphospho)-2-C-methyl-D-erythritol kinase, with product MGQIEVFSPAKINLFLSVVGRMETGFHQLASLVAPLEFGDRLKIEAREASASSVELSCSDATLPTDERNLAYAAAVAFLARFDLSWKVRIDLEKRIPHGAGLGGGSSNASAVLEGLNALSGQRASKQELQELAARLGSDCPLFLARRPVIMRGRGELLSDLPEGPRQSLSGQRVVLFKPSFPIGTAWAYGSLAKRENGYDDPAWAESRLSAWREGELQLRELLHNSFAAVAYRKYLALPVLDKKLESAGIDMLMSGSGSCCFALVSKDKEESAIREIVTKTWGPRTFWGMSKLI from the coding sequence ATGGGACAAATCGAGGTTTTCAGTCCAGCAAAGATCAACCTGTTTCTATCGGTCGTCGGCCGCATGGAAACTGGCTTCCACCAGCTGGCGAGTTTGGTGGCTCCGCTGGAGTTTGGGGATCGACTGAAAATCGAAGCTCGGGAGGCCTCAGCTTCCTCGGTGGAGCTGAGCTGCTCGGACGCTACGCTGCCTACCGACGAGCGAAACCTGGCCTACGCGGCGGCGGTGGCGTTTCTGGCGCGGTTCGACTTGAGTTGGAAGGTTCGCATCGATCTGGAAAAACGCATCCCGCACGGGGCGGGCTTGGGGGGCGGGAGCAGCAACGCGTCCGCGGTTTTGGAAGGCTTAAACGCGCTTTCCGGCCAGCGGGCTTCCAAGCAGGAGCTGCAGGAACTCGCGGCGCGGCTGGGCTCGGATTGTCCGTTGTTTCTCGCTCGTCGGCCGGTGATCATGCGCGGACGCGGCGAGCTGCTGAGCGATCTGCCGGAGGGCCCGCGCCAGAGCCTGTCCGGTCAACGCGTGGTGCTGTTCAAACCCAGTTTTCCCATCGGAACCGCCTGGGCCTATGGCAGCTTGGCTAAGCGGGAAAACGGCTACGACGATCCGGCCTGGGCGGAGTCGCGCCTGTCGGCGTGGAGGGAAGGGGAACTCCAGTTGCGGGAGCTGCTGCACAACAGTTTTGCAGCGGTCGCATACCGCAAGTACCTCGCCTTGCCGGTCCTTGATAAGAAGCTCGAATCGGCCGGAATCGACATGCTAATGTCGGGTAGCGGCAGTTGCTGTTTCGCCTTGGTTAGCAAGGATAAGGAGGAATCGGCGATACGCGAGATAGTGACGAAGACCTGGGGTCCTCGGACCTTTTGGGGCATGTCAAAACTAATATAA
- the pyrF gene encoding orotidine-5'-phosphate decarboxylase has product MSDTNQSKNACELILALDIEDRADALDLLEKAGPELRWAKIGLQMFTKYGPDYVRQIADLGVNVFLDLKLHDIPNTVAKAVESVGKLPIQMLTIHTCGGKEMMEWAVKAQENINPNLQLLGVTVLTSMDQSSLDLLGIQQTPADRVAQLASLAKDAGMSGLVCSTHEVQTLRAAFGNHFTLVTPGVRPTGSAAGDQKRIMTPAQAREVGSNFIVVGRPIYGAEDPAAVVASINAELQR; this is encoded by the coding sequence ATGTCGGATACCAATCAAAGCAAAAACGCCTGCGAGCTCATCCTCGCCCTGGACATCGAAGACCGCGCGGACGCGCTCGACCTCCTCGAAAAAGCGGGTCCCGAGCTGAGATGGGCCAAGATCGGCCTGCAGATGTTCACCAAGTACGGCCCCGACTACGTGCGCCAGATCGCCGATCTGGGCGTGAACGTCTTTCTCGATCTCAAGCTGCACGACATCCCCAACACCGTGGCCAAAGCCGTGGAATCCGTAGGTAAACTGCCAATACAGATGCTCACCATCCACACCTGCGGCGGCAAGGAGATGATGGAATGGGCCGTCAAAGCCCAGGAAAACATCAACCCGAACCTCCAGTTGCTGGGTGTCACGGTGCTCACCTCCATGGATCAAAGCAGCCTAGATCTGCTGGGCATCCAACAGACGCCCGCCGACCGCGTGGCCCAACTGGCGAGCTTGGCCAAGGATGCCGGCATGTCCGGCCTGGTCTGCTCCACCCACGAGGTGCAAACCTTGCGAGCCGCGTTTGGAAACCACTTCACCTTGGTCACGCCTGGCGTGCGTCCCACCGGTTCCGCCGCGGGCGATCAGAAGCGCATCATGACCCCCGCACAAGCCCGCGAGGTCGGTTCGAACTTCATCGTGGTGGGCCGCCCGATCTACGGAGCCGAAGACCCCGCCGCCGTGGTCGCTTCGATCAACGCGGAACTGCAACGGTAG
- a CDS encoding metalloregulator ArsR/SmtB family transcription factor, with product MKPAWDILKTLADQTRLRILNLLNQDELSVAELQEALGMAQSRISSQLAILRQNELVADRREGKKSFYSLSPRLPAHERSLLDAALNSVGDSQEIVEDQESLERVIAKRRRQAEEYFNLIAGRLGKNYCPGRSWEGIGHFLLYLVPEIRVADLGAGEGLISQLLARRAERVYCVDSSPRMVEVGTDLAKRNSLENLEYLLGDIEKVPLPDQSVHLALLSQALHHAIHPERAIQEAARILKPGGRLVVLDLKEHSFEKARELYADHWLGFAENQLHRWLKEAGLENVEVTSVSKEDEEPQFETLLASGIRP from the coding sequence ATGAAACCTGCCTGGGATATCCTCAAGACCCTCGCCGACCAGACACGGCTCCGCATCCTGAATCTGCTCAACCAGGACGAACTTTCCGTAGCCGAACTGCAGGAGGCCCTAGGCATGGCCCAATCCCGCATCTCGTCGCAACTGGCCATTCTTCGCCAAAACGAGCTGGTCGCCGATCGGCGCGAAGGAAAGAAATCCTTCTATTCGCTCAGCCCGCGGCTGCCTGCTCACGAACGGTCCCTGCTCGACGCCGCCCTGAATTCCGTGGGCGATTCGCAGGAGATCGTGGAGGACCAGGAAAGCCTGGAACGCGTCATCGCCAAACGGCGTCGACAGGCCGAGGAGTATTTCAACCTCATCGCGGGACGCTTGGGAAAAAACTACTGTCCAGGGCGCTCCTGGGAAGGCATCGGCCATTTCCTCCTCTACCTCGTTCCCGAAATCCGCGTGGCCGATCTGGGCGCCGGCGAAGGTCTGATCTCCCAGCTGCTGGCCCGCCGAGCGGAGCGCGTCTACTGCGTCGACAGCTCTCCGCGCATGGTGGAGGTCGGCACCGATCTAGCGAAGCGAAACAGCTTGGAAAACCTCGAATACCTGCTTGGCGACATCGAAAAGGTTCCTCTACCCGACCAAAGCGTGCACCTGGCCCTGCTAAGCCAGGCCCTGCACCACGCCATCCATCCTGAGCGGGCCATCCAGGAAGCGGCGCGCATCCTCAAGCCCGGCGGCCGTCTGGTGGTGCTGGACTTGAAGGAGCACTCCTTCGAAAAGGCCCGCGAGCTCTACGCCGACCACTGGCTCGGCTTCGCCGAAAACCAGCTCCATCGCTGGCTGAAGGAAGCAGGGCTGGAAAACGTGGAAGTCACCTCGGTCTCAAAGGAGGACGAAGAACCGCAGTTCGAAACGCTGCTGGCCAGCGGCATCCGCCCCTAG
- the ispF gene encoding 2-C-methyl-D-erythritol 2,4-cyclodiphosphate synthase encodes MLPNIRIGLGYDIHPFKDGRPMVLGGVSFDTPYGLDGHSDADVLTHAICDALLGAAGLPDIGHYFPNTDPKYKGIDSQELLADVCETLADQGWTIVNIDSALIAEKPKIYPRVEEMKTRLAASAGISQAQIGIKATTNEKLGSLGRAEGIAAHATALICKT; translated from the coding sequence ATGCTTCCCAACATCCGCATCGGCCTCGGCTACGACATTCACCCCTTCAAGGACGGACGCCCCATGGTGCTGGGAGGCGTCTCATTCGACACTCCCTACGGCCTCGACGGTCATTCCGACGCCGACGTGCTCACGCACGCCATCTGCGACGCCCTGCTGGGCGCTGCGGGGCTTCCGGACATCGGTCATTACTTTCCGAATACGGATCCGAAGTACAAAGGCATCGATTCCCAGGAGCTGCTGGCCGACGTTTGCGAAACCCTCGCCGACCAAGGCTGGACCATCGTCAATATCGATTCCGCCCTCATCGCCGAGAAACCGAAGATCTATCCGCGGGTCGAAGAAATGAAAACACGTCTCGCAGCCAGCGCTGGCATAAGCCAAGCTCAGATCGGCATCAAAGCCACCACCAACGAAAAGCTGGGCTCGCTCGGCCGAGCCGAGGGCATCGCCGCCCACGCCACCGCTCTCATCTGCAAGACCTAG